A stretch of DNA from Roseovarius sp. W115:
GATATCGAAGCTGTGATCGCTTATCTGAACAGTTTTGGCGAGTAAACGCATGGCATCCAAGCGCCAAATACTGACCTTATTGTCCGGTTTGATCTGCGGAGCGTCCAATGCTTTGGCCGACACAGCAGACATTGAAGCGGGCAAGGCGATTTTCAACCAGTGCAAAGGATGTCATGAGGTCGGAAACGGGGCCAGGCACCGTATTGGCCCTCATCTGAACGGTCTATTCGGACGAACCGCTGGAAGCCACGACGATTTTCGCTACTCTAAGAGTTTTCAGCGAGCCGGAGCCGGTGGATTAGAATGGCATGCGGAAACCCTGGACACCTTTCTGGAAAACCCACGGTCGATGACAAGCGGGACACGGATGAGTTTTCGCGGTTTGAAGGATCCAAAAGACCGTGTGAACCTGATTTCCTTTCTACGGACGTTCTCGGACGATCCGGCCAACATCCCCGAAGCTGACCCCACATTTCCGTCAACGGATCACGATCTTGATCCGACGATATTGGCACTGAAGGGTGATCCTGAGTACGGCGAGTATCTGAGCGGTGAATGCACGACATGCCACCAGGCCGCAGGCGGCGATGACGGTATTCCGTCCATCGTGTTGTGGCCAGAAGAGGATTTCGTGGTCGCCATGCACGCCTACAAACAGAAGCAACGCAAGCATCCGGTCATGCAGATGGTGGCCGGGAGTTTGGGCGACGAGGAGATCGCCGCACTGGCCGCCTATTTTGGCCAACTTGAAGAATAACAAAAACATCTATGGGAGGAGATGATATGAAACTTAGCAGACGCACGTTCCTGGGAACGTCTGCAGCCGTGGCAGGCACCCTGGCGGCCCCCGCTGTCTTGGCGGATGGGCATGGTAAACCCCGCGTTGTGGTCGTGGGCGGTGGCGCCGGTGGCGCCACGGCAGCGCGTTACATCGCCAAGGACAGCAAGGGCGAGATTGACGTCACCCTTATCGAGCCGACGCGCACCTACTACACTTGCTTTTTCTCGAACCTCTATCTTGGCGGGTTCAAAGAGGTCAGCGATATCGGTCATACCTATGGCGCCTTGGCGGCAAGTGGCGTGAATGTTGTGCATGATTGGGCGGTGGGTGTGGATCGTGATGCAAAAACCGTGGCGCTGGCCGGTGGTGCCAGCGTGCGGTATGACAAGCTGATCCTTAGTCCCGGGATCGATTTTGTCGAAGGTGCCGTAGAGGGTTGGGATATCAGCGCGCAGAATGCGATGCCGCACGCCTATAAGGCTGGATCACAGTCTGAACTGCTTAAGGCGCAGCTGGAGGCCATGCCAGAGGGCGGCACTTTTGCCATGGTGGCCCCGCCAAATCCGTTTCGCTGCCCACCCGGACCCTATGAGCGAATTTCGATGGTAGCGCATTTCCTAAAAAACAATAATCCCACCGCGAAGATCATCGTGGCAGACCCAAAGCCGAAATTCTCGAAAATGGCGCTGTTCCAGGAAGGCTGGGCCAACCACTACGAAGGCATGGTGGACTGGATCGGCGAAGATTTTGGCGGTGGCAATGTGTCGGTCGATCCGGCTGCCATGACCGTCACGATCGACGGTGAGGAAACCAAGGTTGATGTCTGCAACGTGATCCCCGCGATGAAGGCTGGCCGTATTGCGGAATTGGCAGGCGTGACCGACGGCAACTGGGCCCCCGTCAACGCCGCTGACATGTCGTCTAAGGCAGATCCGGACATCCACGTGCTGGGTGATGCCGCGGCACAGGGTGACATGCCCAAATCGGGCTTTGCTGCCAACAGCCAGGCCAAGGTCTGCGCCAATGCGGTACGCGGGGCACTGACCGGGTCCAAGGTCTTCCCGGCCAAGTTCTCGAACACCTGTTGGTCGCTTATTGCCGCGAATGACGGCGTCAAAGTTGGTGCCACTTACGAGGCCACGGAAGAGAAGATTGCCAAGGTTGATGGTTTCATCAGCGAAGTCGGCGAAAGCTCGGACGTGCGCAAGGCCACCTATGAAGAATCCGAAGGCTGGTACACCGGCATCACCACGGACATGCTGGGATAATTCCTTCTCTCGTGCCCCGGATTTGACATTGCTCAACGTCCGGGGTGCGCAAATCTGCCAGCCTATTTGTGTCATGAATGGAGAATCTAAAGATGAAACACCTGATCACTGCAATATCGCTTGGGCTGGCTACAACTGCTTATGCGGAAGAGGCCGTAACGGTCCCATTTGATGGCTCTTTCGAGGATGCAGCTTTTGCCGTTGAAAGCGCTATCGTGGATAAGGGGCTGGTGATCGACTACGTCAGCCATGTGGGCGAAATGTTGGCCCGTACAGGCGCCGATGTAGGCAGCGACAAAATGCTCTTCAAGGAGGCCGATATCTTCATCTTTTGCTCGGCCGTGGTGTCGCGCGAAGTGATGGAAGTGAACCCGATGAACATAGCACATTGCCCCTATGGGATTTTTGTGGCTGAAAATGCTGATGGCGTCGTGATCGGCTATCGCAGCTATCCCGAAGGTGAAATGCAGAAAGTACAAGACCTGTTGGCCGGTCTCGTTGCCGAGGCTGTGGAGGACTAATGGATTACCAGGCGTTCTTTCGGGCCAAGCTGGAAGGTCTGCGTGCCGAGGGCAACTATCGCGACTTTGCCGAGCTTGAACGCAAGTGCGGTGCATTTCCGCAAGCAAAGTGTCACAGCGGGCCCGAACACGTCACGGTATGGTGTTCCAATGACTATCTGGGCATGGGACAGCATCCAGCGGTTTTGTCCGCAATGCACGATGCGCTGGACAGCACGGGGGCAGGGGCTGGTGGTACGCGAAATATTTCTGGCACAACCCGCGCCCATGTAGAGCTAGAAAAAGAACTCGCTGATCTGCATGGCAAGGATGCCGCGCTGTTGTTCACCAGCGGCTATGTGTCAAACTGGGCGGCCCTCGGAACGCTTGCGGGGAGTATCCCCGGACTTGTGGTCCTGTCGGATGCATTGAACCACGCCTCAATGATCGAGGGCATCCGTCACAGCAGGGCGCAAAAGGTGATTTGGAAGCACAATGATCTAAACGATCTTGAGGCAAAGCTGGCAGCTTTGCCAGCCAATGCGCCCAAGCTTATTGCTTTTGAAAGCGTCTATTCAATGGATGGGGATATCGCGCCGATCAAAGAGATTTGTGATCTAGCAGATCGTTTTGGGGCCATGACATATCTAGACGAAGTACACGCTGTCGGTCTTTACGGTCCGCGCGGCGGAGGAATTGCCGAGCGCGAAGGGCTGATGGATCGCCTGACGGTGATTGAAGGCACACTAGGTAAGGCTTTTGGCGTAATGGGCGGATATATCGCCGCCTCTGTCGAGCTCTGCGATTTTGTGAGGTCTTTTGCCAGTGGCTTCATCTTTACTACAGCCCTGCCACCAAGCGTGGCAGCAGGTGCTGTGGCGGCTGTGCGGCATTTGAAAGAAAGCAATACGGAACGCGAGGAACAACACGCGAAAGTGTCGGATGTGCGGACGCGCCTGGATGAGATTGGCTTGCCCCATATAGACAATTCGAGCCACATCATCCCGGTGATTGTGGGCGATCCGAACAAATGCAAGTTTATCTCGGATATTCTGATGCGAGACTACGGGATTTATATTCAGCCGATCAATTATCCGACGGTGCCGAAGGGCACAGAGCGGTTGAGGATCACACCTTCTCCGGTTCATTCCAAAGCGGATATCGATCATCTGATCAACGCGCTGGGCACTTTGTGGTCGCAATGTGAGCTGGTGCGTCATCCTCTGGCGGCGCAGTAGCCTATCCAGCTTTAGCTCTTGCGAAAACAGCGGCCTCCAGAACACGCTGGGTCACCAAGGCACCGATCCACATGAAAAGCACGGCCAGCCAGGCCGTCACGGCCAAGACCGAGCCACCTGTCAACCCTGCACCAACCGCGCAGCCGCCGGCCAACATGCTGCCGAACCCCATCATAGCACCACCAAAAATGTACCTCTCCATCGGCACGTCTGGTTCAAACCGTTGGATGCGGGCTTCGCCAGATGCAATAGCGAAAATTAGCGCGCCCAAAAAGACGCCGACCACCAAACCAAATCCGAACGTAAGAGGTATCTCGCGCGAGCCGACCAGCGCCATCAGCGTGTCGGTCGAAGGGCCTGTGAATGTCACAGATTGCACGGCAATGACTTCGAAGGACGCAGCTGCGATCTTCGCTGTCAGAAACCATCCTGTGCAAACCGCAAGGCCTACCAAAAAAGCCGCAACAAGTTGAGATATTGCGAGCTTTTGCCTAGCCCCCCAGATCAAAGCCCCAATCAAAAAAAATGTGCTCAAGAGCGTGACTATGCCCGCGTCCACTCCGACAGCGTTGGCTATATTTCGCGTTTCGCCGCCTGATATAGTCCAAGACATTGCGAGGCGCTCGCGCAGTGGAGCAAGTACGCCACTCAGGGACGCCTGAGCAACCAAAACAACTACCAAACCGGTCACAATGGCGCGCAGATTTCCAGACGCTGACAGCACCAACAGACGGCTCACACATCCGCGGGCGAGGATCATGCCACTTCCAAATACAAAGCCGCCGATCATGGCGCCTGACAGGCTCCCGGTGGTCGAAAGCTGGCGCGCTGCGCTTAAATCCACGAGCCCTGTAAGTAGCAACCCTTGAACCGAGGCGAGAGCCGCGAAAAAGGCTATTAACCAGACAACAAGCCGAGGACCGAGGGAGCCTTGTGTAACCTCCACTGTGGCGGCTCTAAGACAAAACCGCGAATGGTAGGCCGCCATCCCAAACAATATGCCAACAATGCAACCGACCCCTGCCAGCAACCAAGCCTCACCAAATCTGTCGATCAGGTTTTCCATGCAGATCCACTACCGATACCGGCAAGAGGTGTCTTTGATTTGGCTCAAACTGCGGCACTTAGCGCTATTCAAATTCCATCTGCTCGTAAACGCGCCCGGCATTTATGGTCGCAAGTTCGTCAAAAGTGTGCAGATGCGCGTATGGCGATTGGTCTACGTAGTAGGCGTCCGCCAAATCACCCCCATTGTCCAGATGCTCACCAATCTTCTCGCGTAAATAGACGAGGTAGTCTTTTGTGTAGCGCCGAACTTGGGCCATGTTTGTCGGGTGGCCGTGGCCGGGGATGACATAGGTTGCTCCCAAAGTCTCAAACTCAGTTTCCCAAGTTTCCAGCCAGTCTGCAGTCATGGTGTCCTCAAAGATGGGCAGCATGCGTTCATGAAAGGCCATGTCGCCCGCGATCACCAAGCTTTGCTCTGGTAGCCAGACCGAGATATCGCCGGGACTGTGGGCTGGGCCAAGGTAAAGCGCTTCGATTTTGAAGTCGCCCATTTCGATGAGGTATTCTTCCTCAAAAGTCTCGGTCGGGCTGGCCAGAAAAGTACCTTCAGCCTTTTCAAGGTTATAGCGCTTCATTCGCTCTAGAATCTGGGCCCCATATTCTTCGAACTCGTCTGCCGCGTCCACATGCGCGACAATTGGCACACCCTGCTCGGACCAATAGCCGTTCCCCAGCATCGCGTGCCCCTGACCGTTCTCGTTGAGCACCAATTTCACGGGTTGGTCCGTGATTTTTTTGATTTCTTCGTGCAAGGCTTTGGCCAAAACGTAAGCCGCACCGCCGTTGATCACGATCACGCCATCGCCGGTGACTATGAAGCTTAGGTTGTTGTTGTGGCCGGTGTTTTCGTAGGTGGGCGGGGCGGTTGCACCGATGGCAGACCAAACATACGGAATCACCTCCACCGGCTTGGAATAGAGTGCTGAGCCAGGGTACTGATCTGCGATATTCTCATCCGCCAGCGCCGGACAAGCTAACACCAAAGCAATTGGTCCAATCAGATTTCGCATCATAGATTTTCTCCAACAAAGCGATAGGCATTGCCGGTCGTTTCGACCCGCCCCATACCGCCATCCGGTAGGTGAAAGCCTACCATGGTCATCTGTTCATGCGCTAAGCGGTCAAGCAGGCCTTGTCGGGTCACAGCCGCTTGCTCCATGTCTTGGTCTGACCCGCTCAACCAATCAGGACGTGCAAAAGCCACATGGTGATTGCCAATGGCATCGCCCACGACCATTGCCGCATCAGATCCATTGCGCAGTTCAAAGCTCATATGGCCGGGCGTGTGGCCAAAGGAAGCTACCGCCGCGATGCCAGGCAGTATCTCCTGACCATCGTCGATAAGTGCGACCTGATCTTCGATGCTTTCCATGCGGCGTTTGGCACCGACTGCAAAGGCCGCACGGGCCTCACCAATGGTGTTCACGGTATCAGGGTCCCACCAATAAGCCCACTCATCCCGGCCCATCATGTACGTGGCTTCTGTGAAGAGAGGGTCATCAAACTCGTCAAGCAGACCCCATATGTGATCTGGGTGCGCGTGCGTAAAAACAACATGGGTGATGTCGTCCGGAGAAAGACCCAACTCTTCCAACGACTCAACCACCATACCGGCAGTTGGCATAAAGTCGGGACCAGAACCGACGTCAAAAAGCACCGTGTTTTGTCCATCGCGGTAAAGTGCAATATTACAAGCTGATTTCAGCTGATCTTTGGACAGACCGAATTCTGCAATCACTGGGTCTAGCTCGTCCTGCGGCATCGAACTGAACAAGAAATCACCTGGCAAAATCAAGTGCCCGTCACTGACCGTTGTAAGGCTTCCAGATCCAAGTCTTGCTTCCGCAAATGTGCGATGCGGAAGGCTGGCAAAACATGGCCAACTCACCATTCCAGAAACAAAAGCTCGCCGAGAAATCACCATCATTCAGCCCCTTTAAATTCTCACATTAGAATATGTATGATTAACGACTGATTTGCAATGATCCAGAGAACGATGTTGCCTATTATGAATTGCTTCAAACCAAGATGACAAAGCGTCCAAGTGAAAGTGCCAAAGCAGCGAGCACGCAAAAAGAGGCGATCGGAATCCGAACCGCGCAATCTGACCAGTCGACAATCTGCGAAGCAAGTCGACGGCTGGCTCTTCCGCACGGCAGCCTTCGGCCTTGATTTCGCGTTAGGGGCGTCATCATTGGGTCTAAAACTAAACTCAGCTACGTAATCAATGTCGAGTACATTGAAGCTGAAGTTGCTTCTTGCCATTCGCATGTTGGATACAGCAATACCAGTGCTAAATGTGGTATAATATGTGGTATTTTTATGAATTTATTTGAAATTATAGATTATTAACAGTTGTTTATATAATTTATAATGCAGACGAATCCGCCAAGCTATTCTCCGACGTGGAATTGAACATTCAAAATCACTGATACGAATGCCTAGACAACTTCGTAATTTCCTCGATCTGCTCCCGGCTCGTGAGCTTGCTGTAACTGTTGAGCGTAGTGGTGACGTCTGAATGACCCAAATTTTGGGTAAATGCTTTGAATGAACGGGGTGATGTACAGATGTCCATGCCAATATGGGTCAGCATGTGGCGAAAGCTGTGCGGTCCGTAGGCCGGTATGTGGACCCTCTGGAAGGCGTCTTTGACAATTGTACGGATCGAACCCGTCTGCGCCCAATGCGCACGCGCAACTTCTTCGCAGACAAAATTACGGTCAGGACTGATTTTGCGATCTGTTTTCGGAAAAAGAGGATCCTCTGGACCAAACAGCTTCTCATCATAGAGATATGTAACCCAATCCGCGAACGCGTCCCAGACGTCCTGTTCTGCAACGTAGAATGCTGTCACGAATGTCTTGGCGCCTTTTGTATCCACATCACGCGCATCTTGATGAACGGCTCTCTTGATCAAGTCGATCCGCTTTAACTTCAAAGATGCCGTAGCTTTGACTCGCGCGCCTGTCATCATCAAGAAGGCAAAGATCGCTCGATCGCGACGCTGCAATTCTGTTTTGGAAGGCATTGCACGGAATGCGATCAAAGCATGTTCCGGCAGGGGGTACTCAGGATCACGATGTTCGTTTGCTACACGTTCATCTTTACGGCTGAGTTTGTAGCAATCGGCATCCCCCCATCCGATCCGAGATTTATACCCGGGTTTGTCCGCCAGCCATTTGATGAAGTCGCGCACATGGCGCATGTGGTTGGAGCGCGTGGAGATGCTGAGAGGTTTCCCGGCGCAGCTGTTGGCCTCGGATAGCGCCTCTTTAAAGCGCTCCGGCCATGTCAGATTATGGCGCTTGA
This window harbors:
- a CDS encoding c-type cytochrome, translating into MASKRQILTLLSGLICGASNALADTADIEAGKAIFNQCKGCHEVGNGARHRIGPHLNGLFGRTAGSHDDFRYSKSFQRAGAGGLEWHAETLDTFLENPRSMTSGTRMSFRGLKDPKDRVNLISFLRTFSDDPANIPEADPTFPSTDHDLDPTILALKGDPEYGEYLSGECTTCHQAAGGDDGIPSIVLWPEEDFVVAMHAYKQKQRKHPVMQMVAGSLGDEEIAALAAYFGQLEE
- a CDS encoding NAD(P)/FAD-dependent oxidoreductase, encoding MKLSRRTFLGTSAAVAGTLAAPAVLADGHGKPRVVVVGGGAGGATAARYIAKDSKGEIDVTLIEPTRTYYTCFFSNLYLGGFKEVSDIGHTYGALAASGVNVVHDWAVGVDRDAKTVALAGGASVRYDKLILSPGIDFVEGAVEGWDISAQNAMPHAYKAGSQSELLKAQLEAMPEGGTFAMVAPPNPFRCPPGPYERISMVAHFLKNNNPTAKIIVADPKPKFSKMALFQEGWANHYEGMVDWIGEDFGGGNVSVDPAAMTVTIDGEETKVDVCNVIPAMKAGRIAELAGVTDGNWAPVNAADMSSKADPDIHVLGDAAAQGDMPKSGFAANSQAKVCANAVRGALTGSKVFPAKFSNTCWSLIAANDGVKVGATYEATEEKIAKVDGFISEVGESSDVRKATYEESEGWYTGITTDMLG
- a CDS encoding DUF302 domain-containing protein, translated to MKHLITAISLGLATTAYAEEAVTVPFDGSFEDAAFAVESAIVDKGLVIDYVSHVGEMLARTGADVGSDKMLFKEADIFIFCSAVVSREVMEVNPMNIAHCPYGIFVAENADGVVIGYRSYPEGEMQKVQDLLAGLVAEAVED
- the hemA gene encoding 5-aminolevulinate synthase; its protein translation is MDYQAFFRAKLEGLRAEGNYRDFAELERKCGAFPQAKCHSGPEHVTVWCSNDYLGMGQHPAVLSAMHDALDSTGAGAGGTRNISGTTRAHVELEKELADLHGKDAALLFTSGYVSNWAALGTLAGSIPGLVVLSDALNHASMIEGIRHSRAQKVIWKHNDLNDLEAKLAALPANAPKLIAFESVYSMDGDIAPIKEICDLADRFGAMTYLDEVHAVGLYGPRGGGIAEREGLMDRLTVIEGTLGKAFGVMGGYIAASVELCDFVRSFASGFIFTTALPPSVAAGAVAAVRHLKESNTEREEQHAKVSDVRTRLDEIGLPHIDNSSHIIPVIVGDPNKCKFISDILMRDYGIYIQPINYPTVPKGTERLRITPSPVHSKADIDHLINALGTLWSQCELVRHPLAAQ
- a CDS encoding YeeE/YedE family protein is translated as MENLIDRFGEAWLLAGVGCIVGILFGMAAYHSRFCLRAATVEVTQGSLGPRLVVWLIAFFAALASVQGLLLTGLVDLSAARQLSTTGSLSGAMIGGFVFGSGMILARGCVSRLLVLSASGNLRAIVTGLVVVLVAQASLSGVLAPLRERLAMSWTISGGETRNIANAVGVDAGIVTLLSTFFLIGALIWGARQKLAISQLVAAFLVGLAVCTGWFLTAKIAAASFEVIAVQSVTFTGPSTDTLMALVGSREIPLTFGFGLVVGVFLGALIFAIASGEARIQRFEPDVPMERYIFGGAMMGFGSMLAGGCAVGAGLTGGSVLAVTAWLAVLFMWIGALVTQRVLEAAVFARAKAG
- a CDS encoding MBL fold metallo-hydrolase, whose product is MRNLIGPIALVLACPALADENIADQYPGSALYSKPVEVIPYVWSAIGATAPPTYENTGHNNNLSFIVTGDGVIVINGGAAYVLAKALHEEIKKITDQPVKLVLNENGQGHAMLGNGYWSEQGVPIVAHVDAADEFEEYGAQILERMKRYNLEKAEGTFLASPTETFEEEYLIEMGDFKIEALYLGPAHSPGDISVWLPEQSLVIAGDMAFHERMLPIFEDTMTADWLETWETEFETLGATYVIPGHGHPTNMAQVRRYTKDYLVYLREKIGEHLDNGGDLADAYYVDQSPYAHLHTFDELATINAGRVYEQMEFE
- a CDS encoding MBL fold metallo-hydrolase, which gives rise to MFSSMPQDELDPVIAEFGLSKDQLKSACNIALYRDGQNTVLFDVGSGPDFMPTAGMVVESLEELGLSPDDITHVVFTHAHPDHIWGLLDEFDDPLFTEATYMMGRDEWAYWWDPDTVNTIGEARAAFAVGAKRRMESIEDQVALIDDGQEILPGIAAVASFGHTPGHMSFELRNGSDAAMVVGDAIGNHHVAFARPDWLSGSDQDMEQAAVTRQGLLDRLAHEQMTMVGFHLPDGGMGRVETTGNAYRFVGENL
- a CDS encoding site-specific integrase; protein product: MKHNSQNTRMKRNYFGYLRGAKQLPEATVEKVAASLSVFEAAMGYKDFKRHNLTWPERFKEALSEANSCAGKPLSISTRSNHMRHVRDFIKWLADKPGYKSRIGWGDADCYKLSRKDERVANEHRDPEYPLPEHALIAFRAMPSKTELQRRDRAIFAFLMMTGARVKATASLKLKRIDLIKRAVHQDARDVDTKGAKTFVTAFYVAEQDVWDAFADWVTYLYDEKLFGPEDPLFPKTDRKISPDRNFVCEEVARAHWAQTGSIRTIVKDAFQRVHIPAYGPHSFRHMLTHIGMDICTSPRSFKAFTQNLGHSDVTTTLNSYSKLTSREQIEEITKLSRHSYQ